The Salvelinus fontinalis isolate EN_2023a chromosome 24, ASM2944872v1, whole genome shotgun sequence genome has a segment encoding these proteins:
- the LOC129821749 gene encoding P2Y purinoceptor 14, with product MAGNWITGPSNQTTDFGSVFTHQVLPVLYVLIGGVGLALNSLAAWIFFRVPSDSGMVVYLKNMVVADLLMLLTFPWRVASELGLGGWQVRVAVCRYSAVLFYSSMYVGIILMGLISLERYVKVVGHSSSCTHLLSRVGFTRVLALLTWSLLLLSVFPNVVLTSKPADEQSSRHCVQLKTPLGQQWHKVSSYFGVALFWATVLVLAFCYSSIAHHFYKSYRRVRQDDSGVYSKSNCSIFSLLVVFFICFVPYHICRVTYTQSQLPGSGFSWHSRYMLFQAKEVTLFLSALNVCLDPVIYFLMCTKFRESLLKKLPRGKGGPKRCSLTTEQTVSNM from the exons ATGGCCGGCAACTGGATCACTGGCCCGTCCAATCAGACAACAGACTTCGGCAGCGTGTTCACTCACCAG GTGCTCCCAGTTCTCTACGTGCTGATCGGCGGTGTGGGTTTGGCTCTCAACAGCTTGGCTGCCTGGATCTTCTTCCGGGTGCCCAGCGACTCAGGcatggtggtctacttgaaaaACATGGTAGTGGCCGACCTGCTGATGCTGCTCACCTTCCCCTGGCGCGTGGCCAGCGAGCTCGGTCTGGGCGGCTGGCAGGTCCGCGTGGCCGTGTGCCGCTACAGCGCCGTGCTCTTCTACTCCTCCATGTACGTGGGCATCATCTTAATGGGCCTCATCAGCCTGGAGCGCTACGTCAAGGTCGTAGGACACTCCTCTTCCTGCACACACCTCCTGTCGCGAGTGGGGTTCACCCGGGTCCTGGCCCTGCTGACGTGGAGCCTGCTGCTGCTTTCCGTCTTCCCCAATGTTGTGCTGACCAGCAAGCCTGCGGACGAGCAGAGCTCCAGACACTGTGTGCAGCTAAAGACCCCCCTGGGTCAGCAGTGGCACAAGGTGTCCTCGTATTTCGGTGTGGCCCTGTTCTGGGCCACCGTACTGGTTCTAGCCTTCTGCTACTCTTCCATTGCCCACCACTTCTACAAGTCGTACCGCCGCGTTCGCCAGGACGACAGCGGGGTGTACAGCAAGTCCAACTGCAGTATCTTCAGCCTCCTGGTCGTGTTCTTCATTTGTTTCGTGCCCTACCACATCTGCCGCGTGACCTACACCCAAAGCCAGTTACCCGGCTCCGGCTTCAGCTGGCACAGCCGTTATATGCTGTTCCAGGCGAAGGAGGTCACCCTCTTCCTGTCAGCACTCAACGTGTGCCTGGACCCCGTCATCTACTTCTTGATGTGCACTAAGTTCCGCGAGTCACTACTGAAGAAACTGCCCAGAGGCAAGGGAGGGCCAAAGAGATGTTCCCTTACCACAGAACAGACTGTTAGTAATATGTga
- the LOC129821750 gene encoding transmembrane 4 L6 family member 1: MCVASCSRCVGVSLVPMAFVCMLANGLLLLPDLKARYLLDGHVTREARWGTGLWASGILVLIGARGFVIGSSREGCCAYRIEMLCQVGCSCVALAAATFCCLVSATGLVQGPLCLHNSTQGLAWEMPLKQQKSGDPVYLFDRTLWPAACEEPRNVVQWNVVLFSVLMATSGLQAVLCAAHTINAILGIIFGPRFCKNKVSPA, from the exons ctcttGTTCCCATGGCATTTGTGTGCATGCTGGCCAATGGCCTGTTGCTGTTGCCAGACCTTAAGGCACGCTACCTGTTGGACGGTCACGTGACCAGAGAGGCCAGGTGGGGCACAGGCCTGTGGGCCTCTGGAATCCTG GTTCTTATTGGAGCTCGGGGGTTTGTGATTGGCAGCTCAAGGGAAGGCTGCTGTGCATACAGGATAGAG ATGCTGTGCCAAGTGGGTTGTTCCTGCGTGGCTCTTGCTGCTGCAACCTTTTGCTGCCTAGTGAGCGCTACAGGACTGGTGCAGGGACCACTGTGTCTGCACAACAGCACACAAGGTCTGGCCTGGGAGATGCCACTCAAACAACAGAAAAgcgg AGATCCCGTCTACCTGTTTGATAGAACATTATGGCCGGCGGCCTGCGAGGAGCCACGGAACGTTGTTCAATGGAATGTAGTGCTGTTTTCTGTTCTCATGGCAACCAGTGGACTGCAGGCCGTCCTTTGTGCAGCACATACAATCAATGCTATCCTGGGCATAATATTTGGGCCAAGATTCTGCAAAAACAAG GTCAGTCCAGCTTGA